AGCGGCACGGTTACGTCTTTGAAGTCCCGGCCGATTCGCCCAGCGATGCCGTGCCCCTAACCGCCATGGGTCGCTTCCTGCACGAAGCGGTGGCAGAAGACCCCGAAACGGGCTATCTCTACGAGACCAACGACGACTTTTTCGAGCTAGGCCTGTTCTACCGCTTCCGCCCCAATCGCAAGGGCGACCTGCGCCAGGGGGGCATGTTGGAGGCGCTGGTTGTCAAGGGCATGCCCGGCGTGGATACCAGCAACAACAACCAAAACACCATCCCGGTCAACAAGAAAATGCCGGTGGAGTGGATCCAGGTCCCCGAGCCGGATCCGCAAGACAATCTCCAAGACAGCGGCTCCAACCAACAGCGCAAAATCCAGCACCAGCAGCTCTCGGGCGGTCGCAAGGTGCGCGAGGTTGCGGCGCTGTTCAACCGCACGGAAGGTTGCTGGTACGACGGCGAAGGCGGCGTCGTATTTACGGCCACCGACGCCGGCCCCAACGAACTGGGCCAAGTCTGGCGCCTCGACCTCCGCAATCAGACGCTCGAGCTGCTGGCCGAGCCCCGCGACCCCAACGTGCTGCAGAGCCCCGATAACATCACCGTTACCCCATGGGGCGATCTGCTGATCTGTGAAGACGGCGATGGCGTCGATCGCCTGGTGGGCGTAACGCCCGAAGGCGAGTTCTACGTCTTCGGCCGCAACGCGCGCAACAACGCCGAGATTGCGGGCGCCAACTTCTCGCCCGATGGGCGAACGCTGTTTATCAATGCCCCACTGTCCAATCCGGGCACGACGCTGGCCATTTGGGGGCCTTGGGACAAACAGAACCGGCGCCACGCTTCCTAGCGGCGACTCAACTGCCGCGCCTGTGGGGCGCGGCAGCCGCCGATTGGCCGTTCGGTGCCGGCGCT
The genomic region above belongs to Cyanobacteria bacterium QS_8_64_29 and contains:
- a CDS encoding phosphatase encodes the protein MALSRRKFFALTSATAAGTVLSASALRNLHAKTLTGQAQQSAGFGPLQPDPNGLFDLPHGFQYRAFSQRGETMNDGTTVPDDHDGMASFDGGRGRSILVRNHELDSPDEQNESFGTNPSIPAYDPGAISGTSTLSVGPDRRLIEHRRSLAGTERNCAGGPVSVNSRSSLGSWLSGEETIALPASDNPLQKRHGYVFEVPADSPSDAVPLTAMGRFLHEAVAEDPETGYLYETNDDFFELGLFYRFRPNRKGDLRQGGMLEALVVKGMPGVDTSNNNQNTIPVNKKMPVEWIQVPEPDPQDNLQDSGSNQQRKIQHQQLSGGRKVREVAALFNRTEGCWYDGEGGVVFTATDAGPNELGQVWRLDLRNQTLELLAEPRDPNVLQSPDNITVTPWGDLLICEDGDGVDRLVGVTPEGEFYVFGRNARNNAEIAGANFSPDGRTLFINAPLSNPGTTLAIWGPWDKQNRRHAS